A genomic stretch from Halichoerus grypus chromosome 7, mHalGry1.hap1.1, whole genome shotgun sequence includes:
- the RD3 gene encoding protein RD3: MSLIPWLRWNEAPPRLSSRRPADTVLETLMMELAGQMREAERQQWERGNAVSKICTGVDYSWLASAPRPTYDLSPGERLQLEDVCAKIHPSYCGPAILRFRQLLAEQEPQVQEVSQLFRSVLQEVLERMKQEEEAHKLTRQWSLRPRGNLALATFKTRARISPFTSDIQTISEDVERDMPPPLRTWSMPEFRAPKED, encoded by the exons aTGTCCCTCATCCCCTGGCTTCGGTGGAATGAAGCCCCCCCGAGGCTGTCCTCCCGGAGGCCGGCTGACACGGTGCTGGAGACGCTCATGATGGAGCTGGCGGGGCAGATGCGAGAGGCCGAGAGGCAGCAGTGGGAGCGCGGCAACGCGGTCAGCAAGATCTGCACCGGGGTCGACTACAGCTGGCTGGCCAGCGCACCCCGGCCCACCTACGACCTGAGCCCTGGCGAGCGGCTGCAACTAGAAGACGTCTGTGCCAAGATCCACCCATCCTACTGTGGGCCCGCCATCCTCAG GTTCCGGCAGCTGCTGGCCGAGCAGGAGCCCCAGGTGCAGGAGGTGTCCCAGCTCTTCCGCTCGGTGCTGCAGGAGGTCCTGGAAAGAatgaagcaggaggaggaggcccaCAAGCTGACGCGGCAGTGGAGCCTGCGGCCCCGCGGCAACCTGGCGCTGGCCACCTTCAAGACCCGCGCGCGCATCTCCCCCTTCACCAGTGACATCCAGACCATCTCGGAGGACGTGGAGCGGGACATGCCGCCGCCGCTCCGGACCTGGAGCATGCCCGAGTTCCGGGCGCCCAAAGAGGACTGA